A genomic window from Sulfurospirillum multivorans DSM 12446 includes:
- a CDS encoding TRAP transporter permease: protein MSALVNEEVHEEASDFEEHGHQRQLIGWASRLVVFGALCFSAYQISVAAFHPFSSLIIRALHVSFLMLLIFMLYPARKKGRKEQSIPWYDILLSLLGFSVGFYHLFFEADLIERSGDPTTADLVVATLASVLIFEAARRVVGWALPIVCSLFLAYGFFGQYLPLSIAHRGFGFDQIVGQLYLGSDGVLGIPTLVSATYIFLFILFGTFLEHAGMIRLFNALALGLVGRAQGGPAKVAVISSGLMGTISGSGVANVLTVGQFTIPLMKRFGYTPVFAGAVEATSSMGGQIMPPVMGAVAFIMAETLNVAYSDIVKAAIIPATLYYATAFWMVHLEAGRLKLLGIPADQCPNVWNELKMSWYLALPLVALVYMLFHGFTPMFAGMMGLTLTSVLILGAALAARISHTAVRYVFWFAIALSASSFLEWGIVPVLGVIVLLVALNFMVQGGRDTLRTMKTALVDGAKQALGVGIACAIVGVIIGVLTLTGAASNFAGFILEVGETSLFLSLFLTMIVCIILGMGIPTIPNYIITSSIAAPALLKLGVPLIVSHMFVFYFGIMADLTPPVALAAFAAASIAKASAMKIGFKATQIAIAGFVVPYMAVYDPALMLQGDPTWTAVVYIVFKALLAIFLWGCSAIGYLWTPLQMIERIIAACVAALLVVALPITDEIGLSLGMLFIAWNGWKRYKSK from the coding sequence ATGTCAGCCTTAGTAAACGAGGAAGTGCACGAAGAGGCTTCCGATTTTGAAGAGCACGGACACCAGCGTCAGCTGATAGGCTGGGCATCCCGCTTGGTGGTGTTTGGAGCACTCTGCTTTTCTGCGTATCAGATCTCTGTTGCGGCGTTTCACCCGTTTTCCAGTTTGATTATTAGAGCGTTACATGTAAGCTTTTTGATGCTTTTAATTTTTATGCTTTACCCTGCGCGAAAAAAGGGTCGAAAAGAGCAAAGTATCCCGTGGTACGATATTTTGCTCTCTTTACTAGGGTTTTCAGTTGGGTTTTATCATCTTTTCTTTGAAGCCGATTTGATTGAGCGCTCGGGTGATCCAACGACGGCAGATTTGGTGGTAGCCACGCTCGCCTCCGTCCTTATTTTTGAAGCAGCACGTCGTGTGGTAGGCTGGGCATTGCCAATTGTATGTTCGCTTTTTTTAGCCTACGGCTTTTTTGGGCAATATTTACCCCTTTCCATCGCGCATCGAGGATTTGGGTTTGACCAAATCGTAGGGCAACTTTACCTTGGAAGTGATGGTGTTTTAGGGATACCAACGCTTGTCTCTGCTACGTACATCTTTTTGTTCATTCTGTTTGGAACGTTTTTGGAACATGCAGGCATGATTCGCCTCTTTAACGCCCTTGCCCTTGGTCTAGTAGGTCGCGCGCAAGGAGGTCCCGCTAAAGTTGCGGTCATCTCTTCAGGTCTTATGGGAACCATCTCAGGCTCAGGCGTCGCCAATGTTTTAACCGTTGGTCAATTTACGATTCCGTTGATGAAGCGCTTTGGCTATACGCCCGTTTTTGCAGGGGCTGTTGAAGCGACTTCATCGATGGGCGGGCAGATTATGCCCCCTGTTATGGGCGCAGTGGCGTTTATTATGGCGGAGACGCTCAATGTGGCATACTCCGATATTGTTAAAGCGGCGATTATTCCAGCGACGCTTTACTATGCTACGGCTTTTTGGATGGTACATCTTGAAGCAGGGCGCTTAAAGCTTTTAGGTATTCCTGCGGATCAATGTCCTAATGTCTGGAACGAGCTCAAAATGAGTTGGTATCTAGCGCTTCCGTTGGTGGCATTAGTGTACATGCTGTTTCATGGGTTCACCCCAATGTTTGCAGGAATGATGGGCTTAACTTTAACCTCGGTCTTGATTTTAGGAGCCGCGTTGGCGGCACGCATCTCTCATACAGCCGTGCGGTATGTGTTTTGGTTTGCGATAGCCCTCAGCGCTTCCTCCTTTTTAGAGTGGGGCATTGTTCCTGTTTTAGGCGTCATTGTGCTGTTAGTCGCTCTTAATTTTATGGTTCAAGGCGGGCGTGATACGCTAAGAACCATGAAAACAGCACTGGTTGATGGAGCAAAACAAGCACTTGGCGTGGGAATTGCGTGTGCGATCGTAGGTGTCATCATCGGCGTTTTAACGCTCACAGGCGCGGCATCCAATTTTGCAGGGTTTATCCTTGAAGTGGGAGAGACCAGCCTTTTCCTCTCACTGTTTTTAACCATGATTGTGTGTATTATCTTAGGTATGGGAATTCCGACTATTCCTAACTACATCATCACCAGCTCCATTGCTGCCCCTGCACTTTTGAAGCTAGGCGTTCCTCTTATCGTAAGCCATATGTTTGTTTTTTACTTTGGTATTATGGCTGACCTTACACCGCCTGTTGCCCTTGCCGCCTTTGCCGCAGCTTCTATCGCTAAAGCTTCTGCGATGAAGATAGGCTTTAAAGCGACGCAAATCGCTATAGCAGGGTTTGTGGTGCCTTATATGGCGGTGTATGATCCTGCATTAATGCTTCAAGGCGATCCTACATGGACGGCAGTTGTGTACATTGTGTTCAAAGCACTGCTTGCCATTTTCTTATGGGGTTGCTCTGCCATTGGGTATTTGTGGACGCCCCTTCAGATGATTGAACGCATTATTGCCGCGTGTGTGGCAGCTCTTTTAGTCGTTGCTTTACCGATCACCGATGAAATTGGACTGTCCTTAGGCATGCTTTTCATTGCATGGAATGGATGGAAAAGATATAAATCGAAATGA
- a CDS encoding DUF1850 domain-containing protein, which yields MSLFLNSFTLAWMHSVEKIRWEEQWQIEGKSLHVMRASVRGSGAGMEPPPDAVFKEGAWHYTPHVPPLQELRLAHSPFTTEYELCFDGRCTPLNEFFISLPPIDTIVLEACER from the coding sequence GTGAGCTTGTTCCTAAACTCGTTTACCCTTGCTTGGATGCACTCGGTTGAAAAAATTCGATGGGAAGAGCAGTGGCAAATCGAGGGGAAATCCTTACATGTAATGCGTGCTAGCGTGCGCGGAAGTGGTGCAGGGATGGAACCTCCACCTGATGCCGTGTTTAAAGAAGGTGCTTGGCACTACACGCCTCATGTACCTCCACTTCAAGAGCTTCGTTTGGCGCATTCGCCTTTTACAACGGAGTATGAGCTCTGTTTTGATGGCAGATGCACACCGCTTAATGAGTTCTTTATATCACTTCCCCCAATCGACACTATTGTTCTTGAAGCCTGCGAACGCTAG